AGGTCTTGGATGCGCCAGCGCCTCTGGCCGCGGCCCGCTAACCAGCCTCTCCCGGGCCGGCTCCCGCCGCGCCCCCTCTCGcttgctccctcctcctcctcctgctcctctctcccctgctcccagGACAGCGGGATGGCTGCGCAGGGCGCGCCGCGCTTCCTCCTGACCTTCGACTTCGACGAGACTATCGTGGACGAAAACAGCGACGACTCGATCGTGCGCGTCGCGCCGGGCCAGCGGCTGCCGGAGAGCTTGCGTGCCACCTACCGCGAGGGCTCCTACAACGAGTACATGCAGCGCGTCTTCCAGTACCTGGGCGAGCAGGGCGTGCGGCCGCGGGACCTGCGCGCCGTCTACGAGGCCATCCCGCTGTCGCCCGGCATGGGCGAGCTGCTGCAGTTTGTGGCCAAGCAGGGCGCCTGCTTTGAGGTTATTCTCATCTCAGACGCCAACACCTTTGGCGTGGAGAGTGCGCTGCGCGCCGCCGGCCACCACGGCCTGTTCCGCCGCGTCTTCAGCAACCC
The DNA window shown above is from Hippopotamus amphibius kiboko isolate mHipAmp2 chromosome 17, mHipAmp2.hap2, whole genome shotgun sequence and carries:
- the PHOSPHO1 gene encoding phosphoethanolamine/phosphocholine phosphatase, whose product is MRQRLWPRPANQPLPGRLPPRPLSLAPSSSSCSSLPCSQDSGMAAQGAPRFLLTFDFDETIVDENSDDSIVRVAPGQRLPESLRATYREGSYNEYMQRVFQYLGEQGVRPRDLRAVYEAIPLSPGMGELLQFVAKQGACFEVILISDANTFGVESALRAAGHHGLFRRVFSNPSGPDARGLLTLRPFHAHSCARCPANMCKHKVLSDYLRERAHDGVHFERLFYVGDGANDFCPMGLLAGGDVAFPRRGYPMHRLIQEAQKAEPSSFRASVVPWETATEVRLHLQQVLKTC